In Caproiciproducens sp. NJN-50, the following are encoded in one genomic region:
- a CDS encoding ribose-phosphate diphosphokinase: protein MSFHGKDIKIFAASASRETAEKIAKCLGLPLGRSDVGTFSDGEISVSIYDSVRGSDCFIVQSTCAPVNNNLMELLIMIDAMKRASAARITAVIPYFGYARQDRKAKAHDPITAKLCADLLTTAGANRVLTMDLHASQIQGFFNIPVDHLLGVPLLASHMKELIAGHADEYVVVSPDLGSVTRARNFASRLGVPLAIVDKRRQKANVCEVMNIIGNVKGQKVILVDDVVDTAGTLCNAAQAIMDSGALQVTACATHGVLSGPAIERIQNSPIKNLFLLSTIPIPKEKMLPNMTVLSVAPLFAEAIDRIYEDKPVSPMFV from the coding sequence ATGAGTTTTCATGGGAAAGACATCAAAATCTTTGCCGCCAGCGCAAGCCGGGAAACGGCTGAAAAGATCGCCAAATGTTTGGGGCTTCCGCTGGGCAGAAGCGATGTCGGCACGTTCAGCGACGGTGAAATATCGGTCTCCATCTACGATTCGGTCCGCGGTTCCGACTGCTTCATTGTTCAGTCCACCTGCGCGCCCGTCAACAACAACCTGATGGAGCTGCTGATTATGATCGACGCCATGAAGCGCGCTTCCGCGGCGAGGATCACCGCCGTCATTCCTTATTTCGGCTACGCCCGCCAGGACCGCAAGGCGAAGGCGCACGACCCCATTACGGCAAAGCTCTGCGCCGACCTGCTGACCACGGCCGGGGCGAACCGGGTCCTGACCATGGACCTGCACGCGTCGCAGATCCAGGGGTTTTTCAACATCCCGGTCGACCATCTGCTGGGGGTGCCCCTGCTCGCCTCCCACATGAAGGAGCTGATTGCCGGGCACGCCGATGAATATGTTGTGGTCTCCCCCGACCTCGGCTCCGTCACACGGGCGCGCAATTTTGCCAGCCGCCTCGGGGTCCCGCTCGCCATCGTGGACAAACGCCGGCAGAAGGCGAACGTCTGCGAAGTCATGAACATCATCGGCAATGTGAAGGGCCAGAAGGTCATCCTGGTCGACGACGTGGTCGACACCGCCGGCACGCTCTGCAACGCGGCCCAGGCGATCATGGACAGCGGCGCCCTGCAGGTCACGGCCTGCGCGACGCACGGCGTGCTCTCCGGGCCCGCGATCGAGCGGATCCAGAACAGCCCGATCAAGAATCTCTTCCTGCTCAGCACCATTCCGATCCCGAAGGAAAAAATGCTGCCGAATATGACGGTCCTCTCCGTCGCTCCGCTGTTTGCCGAAGCGATCGACCGCATTTACGAGGACAAACCGGTATCCCCCATGTTTGTCTGA
- the pth gene encoding aminoacyl-tRNA hydrolase: MLNNLFHIRPQPAGQAEYLVVGLGNPGPKYEETRHNAGFMAVDYIAGQAGATIDRLKFKGLCAPARIGGKNVLLLKPGTYMNLSGQSVVEAMGFYHIPPEKVIVLYDDISFPPGKLRIRLKGSDGGQNGMKNIIYLTGSDRIPRIRLGTGDRPDRRWDLADWVLSRFSPEDRKRFDEAVARANDAVALMVQGKAADAMNLYNGN; this comes from the coding sequence ATGCTGAACAATCTGTTCCACATCCGGCCGCAGCCGGCCGGTCAGGCGGAATACCTGGTGGTCGGCCTCGGCAATCCGGGCCCCAAATACGAGGAGACCCGCCACAACGCCGGATTCATGGCCGTCGATTACATCGCCGGGCAGGCCGGCGCGACCATCGACCGGCTGAAATTCAAAGGGCTCTGCGCCCCGGCGCGGATCGGCGGAAAAAACGTGCTGCTGCTAAAACCCGGAACCTACATGAACCTGAGCGGCCAGAGCGTGGTGGAAGCGATGGGCTTCTACCATATTCCCCCGGAAAAGGTCATCGTGCTGTACGACGACATCAGCTTCCCTCCGGGAAAGCTGCGCATCCGCTTAAAGGGCAGCGACGGCGGGCAGAACGGGATGAAGAACATCATCTATCTCACCGGCAGCGACCGCATTCCGCGCATCCGGCTCGGCACCGGCGACCGGCCGGACCGGCGGTGGGACCTCGCGGACTGGGTCCTTTCGCGCTTTTCGCCGGAGGACCGCAAGCGGTTCGATGAGGCGGTCGCCCGCGCGAACGACGCCGTCGCCCTGATGGTGCAGGGCAAAGCGGCGGATGCGATGAATCTTTACAACGGGAATTGA
- the mfd gene encoding transcription-repair coupling factor: MEFLTNAIRGLKEFSDLEAAVDSRALPAAVTGVSGVHKANIIYSLCADLRRRAFVVAGDEPEAQRLCSDLAAMGLKPLFYPARDFSFHDAEGSSHEYEHQRLQVLERILSGGCDAVVCCIDAALQLTIPPAELKRRTAVLEAGKSVPMERVLEALSACGYERAVQIEGAGQFASRGGILDFYPPGGEAPVRAEFFGEEIDSLSLFDPISQRRTENIQSAVIEPAAEALIEHPRVLAERIRKLAGELRGKTAPAAKAVLNEQAGKLENGLRLGCADKFLPLLYGEKATLFSYLTDDALLFVSEPVKSRERMRGALWQWGEDLKDLFSDGTLCRGLDSYSGDWASALAAFERFGAVYLDAFVHGGYETPVRSLIGMSARQLSTWGGSIQLLAEDLQNMLANRWACAVLCGSDRAARTVAADLQVKGINAAFVESPVRIERGEVVVTIGALSGGLEYPGAFFGLITHGRAALPHVKKAKKKKSGEAVYSISDLTPGDYIVHATHGIGVFEGIHKIDMNGVVKDYIKVRYAKSDLLYVPVTQLDMVSKYIGPREDANVRLSRLGGSDWQKAKARVRRAVKDIADDLIRLYAQRMQAQGHAFAPDSEWQHDFEAHFEFDETEDQLRCIEEIKADMEKSAPMDRLLCGDVGFGKTEVALRAAFKCITDSMQCAMLVPTTILAWQHYQTITRRMEGFPIRVELLSRFRTPKEQEEIIRKLERGEIDMVVGTHRLISKDVEFRNLGLIIVDEEQRFGVAQKERLKSRYKDVDVLTLSATPIPRTLNMALSGIRDMSVIEEAPHDRHPVQTYVLEHDDGIIYEAIRRELRRGGQVYYLHNDVGSIQRAAAKIQEAIPEAKVGFGHGKMNEQELSEVWRRLIEQEIDVLVCTTIIETGVDVPNVNTLIIENADHMGLSQLHQIRGRVGRSSRRAFAYLTFKRDKALSEIAQKRLSAIRQFTEFGSGFKIAMRDLEIRGAGNILGGEQHGHMEAVGYDMYLHLLAEAVGRAKGETVQEYGEECLVDMQVTAHIPESYISDLNQRLDIYRRIADIRTREDALDVTDELIDRFGEPPASVNGLVDIALLRNVASRLGIREVRQQENTLFLYSDRIDMKRIGALVSALRGRVLLNAGAKPYVSVRIAQNETPLQTLSQALKLMEAPPEG, from the coding sequence ATGGAATTTCTGACAAACGCGATCCGCGGACTCAAGGAATTTTCAGACCTGGAAGCCGCGGTTGACAGCCGGGCGCTGCCGGCCGCGGTGACCGGTGTCTCCGGGGTCCACAAGGCAAATATCATCTATTCGCTCTGCGCCGACCTGCGGCGCAGGGCTTTTGTCGTCGCGGGCGACGAACCGGAGGCGCAGCGGCTTTGCTCCGACCTCGCGGCAATGGGCCTGAAGCCTCTGTTCTACCCGGCGCGCGACTTTTCCTTTCATGACGCGGAGGGCAGTTCGCACGAATACGAGCATCAGAGGCTGCAGGTACTGGAACGCATCCTCTCCGGCGGCTGCGACGCGGTCGTCTGCTGCATCGACGCCGCGCTGCAGCTCACCATCCCGCCCGCAGAGCTGAAACGCCGCACCGCCGTGCTCGAGGCGGGAAAAAGCGTACCGATGGAACGGGTGCTGGAAGCTCTTTCCGCGTGCGGCTATGAGCGGGCCGTGCAGATCGAGGGCGCGGGGCAGTTCGCGTCGCGCGGCGGAATCCTGGATTTCTATCCCCCGGGCGGCGAAGCGCCGGTCCGCGCGGAATTTTTCGGGGAAGAGATCGATTCGCTGTCGCTGTTCGACCCAATCTCCCAGCGGCGGACCGAGAACATCCAAAGCGCCGTGATCGAACCGGCGGCGGAAGCGCTGATCGAACATCCCCGGGTCCTGGCGGAACGGATCCGGAAGCTCGCCGGCGAGCTGCGGGGGAAAACCGCCCCGGCGGCCAAAGCCGTCCTGAACGAACAGGCCGGCAAGCTGGAAAACGGTCTGCGCCTGGGCTGCGCGGATAAATTTCTTCCCCTTCTGTACGGGGAAAAGGCGACGCTTTTCAGTTATCTGACGGATGACGCCCTGCTGTTTGTCAGCGAACCGGTCAAATCGCGCGAGCGGATGCGCGGCGCGCTGTGGCAGTGGGGCGAGGACCTGAAGGACCTGTTCTCCGACGGGACGCTCTGCCGCGGCCTGGACAGCTACAGCGGGGACTGGGCCTCGGCTCTTGCGGCGTTTGAACGCTTCGGCGCGGTCTATCTGGACGCCTTCGTTCACGGCGGCTACGAAACGCCGGTGCGCTCCCTCATCGGCATGAGCGCGCGCCAGCTTTCCACCTGGGGCGGCAGCATCCAGCTCCTGGCCGAGGACCTGCAGAACATGCTCGCGAACCGCTGGGCCTGCGCCGTGCTGTGCGGCTCCGACCGCGCGGCGCGCACCGTCGCCGCGGATTTGCAGGTCAAGGGGATCAACGCGGCGTTTGTGGAAAGCCCGGTCAGGATCGAACGCGGCGAGGTGGTCGTGACCATCGGCGCGCTGTCCGGCGGTCTGGAATACCCCGGCGCCTTCTTCGGCCTGATCACGCACGGGCGCGCGGCGCTTCCCCATGTGAAAAAAGCCAAAAAGAAAAAGAGCGGCGAGGCGGTTTACAGCATTTCCGACCTGACGCCCGGGGACTACATCGTCCACGCCACACACGGCATCGGCGTCTTTGAAGGGATCCATAAAATCGACATGAACGGCGTCGTCAAGGACTACATCAAGGTGCGGTACGCAAAAAGCGACCTTCTGTACGTCCCGGTGACGCAGCTCGACATGGTGTCCAAATACATCGGCCCGCGGGAGGACGCCAACGTCCGCCTGAGCCGCCTGGGCGGCAGCGACTGGCAGAAGGCGAAGGCCCGGGTGCGGCGCGCGGTCAAGGATATCGCGGACGACCTGATCCGGCTTTACGCCCAGCGGATGCAGGCCCAGGGGCACGCGTTCGCCCCGGACTCGGAATGGCAGCACGACTTCGAGGCCCATTTCGAGTTCGACGAGACGGAGGACCAGCTGCGCTGCATCGAGGAGATCAAGGCGGACATGGAAAAAAGCGCGCCGATGGACCGGCTCCTGTGCGGAGACGTCGGGTTCGGCAAGACGGAGGTGGCGCTGCGCGCCGCGTTCAAATGCATCACGGATTCCATGCAGTGCGCGATGCTGGTGCCGACCACGATCCTCGCCTGGCAGCACTACCAGACCATCACCCGGCGCATGGAGGGCTTCCCCATCCGCGTCGAGCTGCTTTCGCGTTTCCGGACGCCGAAGGAGCAGGAAGAAATCATCAGGAAACTTGAGCGCGGCGAAATCGACATGGTGGTCGGAACGCACCGCCTGATCTCCAAGGACGTCGAATTCCGCAATCTAGGCCTCATCATTGTCGATGAGGAGCAGCGCTTCGGCGTCGCGCAGAAGGAGCGTCTGAAATCGCGGTACAAGGACGTGGACGTCCTCACGCTCTCCGCGACGCCGATTCCCCGCACGCTCAACATGGCGCTGTCCGGCATCCGGGACATGAGCGTGATCGAAGAGGCGCCGCACGACCGGCACCCCGTTCAGACCTATGTGCTGGAACACGACGACGGCATCATTTACGAAGCCATCCGCCGCGAGCTGCGGCGCGGCGGGCAGGTTTACTACCTGCACAACGACGTGGGGAGCATCCAGCGCGCCGCCGCGAAGATTCAGGAGGCGATCCCGGAAGCGAAGGTCGGATTCGGCCACGGAAAAATGAATGAGCAGGAGCTTTCGGAGGTCTGGCGGCGCCTGATCGAGCAGGAAATCGACGTCCTGGTCTGCACCACGATCATCGAGACCGGCGTGGACGTGCCGAACGTCAACACGCTGATTATTGAAAACGCCGACCACATGGGCCTTTCGCAGCTGCACCAGATCCGCGGCCGCGTCGGGAGGTCCAGCCGCCGGGCGTTCGCCTACCTGACCTTCAAGCGGGACAAGGCGCTTTCCGAAATCGCGCAGAAGCGCCTGTCCGCCATCCGCCAGTTCACGGAGTTCGGCTCCGGGTTCAAGATCGCGATGCGCGACCTGGAGATCCGCGGGGCGGGCAACATCCTCGGCGGAGAACAGCACGGGCACATGGAGGCCGTCGGCTACGACATGTACCTGCACCTGCTGGCCGAGGCCGTCGGCCGCGCCAAGGGCGAAACGGTGCAGGAGTACGGCGAGGAATGCCTGGTCGACATGCAGGTCACCGCCCACATCCCGGAAAGCTATATTTCCGACCTGAACCAGCGGCTCGACATCTACCGGCGCATCGCGGACATCCGCACGCGCGAGGACGCGCTCGACGTCACCGACGAGCTGATCGACCGCTTCGGCGAACCGCCGGCCAGCGTAAACGGCCTGGTCGACATCGCGCTGCTGCGCAACGTCGCCTCCCGCCTCGGCATCCGCGAAGTCCGGCAGCAGGAAAACACGCTGTTCCTCTATTCCGACCGCATCGACATGAAAAGGATCGGCGCTCTGGTGTCCGCCCTGCGGGGCCGCGTGCTGCTCAACGCCGGGGCCAAGCCCTATGTCAGCGTGAGGATCGCCCAAAACGAGACTCCCCTGCAGACGCTTTCCCAGGCCCTGAAGCTGATGGAGGCCCCGCCGGAAGGATGA
- a CDS encoding peptidyl-prolyl cis-trans isomerase has translation MKKIKKIAALLLAAVMLASTAACSSDKSWCAKNDSLTVPVGSYIYYLYSAYASASSKVPDSTKAVLDQKIDSKDAATWIREKALNSAKSLFVIDKKMKDLKLTLTDAEKSTIKTSTDNFWNSYGSTLEEYGVAKSSYELAAAEYGTKYQKVFNAVYGKGGSKAVSDNELKSFFEKNYTDFSYVLCKLYKTDSSGNYSASFSDTEKKKAEAQFNDYASKIKAGTMTLQQAADAYKSADPDISVQTETVDLKTNTQGYPDDLVKILDGMKAGETKAAEISDGYLYLLATKNDITKKTEEQMKTDSGRSGLLADYKGQEFSDEISKEADSISGVTVNEKAVNSYNPSMFVTEE, from the coding sequence ATGAAAAAAATAAAAAAGATCGCCGCGCTGCTCCTCGCCGCGGTCATGCTGGCCTCCACAGCCGCATGTTCCTCCGACAAGAGCTGGTGTGCGAAAAACGACAGCCTGACCGTGCCGGTCGGGAGTTATATTTACTATCTCTACTCCGCGTACGCAAGCGCCTCTTCCAAAGTGCCGGACTCCACCAAGGCCGTGCTGGACCAGAAGATCGACAGCAAGGACGCCGCGACCTGGATCCGCGAAAAGGCGCTGAATTCCGCCAAATCGCTGTTCGTCATCGACAAGAAAATGAAGGACCTGAAGCTGACCCTGACGGACGCCGAGAAATCCACCATCAAGACCAGCACGGACAACTTCTGGAACAGCTACGGAAGCACGCTGGAGGAATACGGCGTCGCGAAGAGCTCCTACGAGCTGGCAGCCGCCGAATACGGAACGAAATATCAGAAGGTCTTTAACGCCGTTTACGGCAAGGGCGGGTCCAAGGCGGTTTCGGACAATGAGCTGAAAAGCTTTTTTGAGAAGAACTACACCGATTTCTCTTACGTGCTGTGCAAGCTGTACAAGACGGATTCCAGCGGAAATTATTCCGCTTCGTTCTCCGACACCGAAAAGAAAAAGGCCGAGGCCCAGTTCAACGATTACGCTTCCAAGATCAAAGCCGGGACCATGACGCTTCAGCAGGCGGCCGACGCTTACAAATCCGCCGATCCGGACATTTCGGTCCAGACAGAAACCGTCGATCTCAAGACCAACACGCAGGGATACCCGGACGATCTGGTAAAGATACTGGACGGCATGAAGGCCGGAGAAACCAAGGCGGCGGAGATCTCGGACGGTTACCTGTATCTGTTGGCAACAAAGAACGACATCACGAAAAAGACCGAGGAGCAGATGAAAACCGACAGCGGGCGCAGCGGCCTTCTCGCCGATTACAAGGGGCAGGAATTCTCCGACGAAATTTCCAAGGAAGCCGATTCCATCAGCGGCGTGACCGTAAACGAAAAAGCGGTCAATTCCTATAATCCGTCGATGTTCGTGACGGAGGAGTAA
- a CDS encoding Smr/MutS family protein — protein sequence MHVVKANSMLEVDLHGLTAEDAKRRLEHLLSSAGPEVKEVRVIHGYNSGQALRDMVRLRLKHPRIASKLVTLNPGETRLLLLPPEKKKGR from the coding sequence GTGCATGTGGTAAAAGCGAACTCAATGCTCGAAGTGGACCTTCACGGACTGACCGCGGAGGACGCGAAGCGCCGACTGGAACATCTTCTTTCGAGCGCCGGACCGGAGGTCAAGGAGGTCCGGGTCATTCACGGCTACAACTCCGGGCAGGCCCTGCGCGACATGGTCCGCCTGAGGCTGAAGCATCCGCGCATCGCCTCCAAGCTCGTCACGCTGAATCCGGGGGAAACCAGGCTTCTGCTCCTTCCCCCGGAGAAAAAGAAGGGCCGCTGA
- a CDS encoding DUF1287 domain-containing protein, with amino-acid sequence MLHRNRAFLFSVLAVLACGAFLAVFWLRPQPGGGARPGKSGASSKAAYYTAADFGIQTVHSPVDFNQNGTDDYTDLLLGARGDAENMPEYDNSYYQGGYPPDGSGACTDLVWRAFRNAGYCLKDMVDRDIAEHASDYPVNGKPDPNIDFRRTADLKIYFERHAVSLTTDLKQTAEWQPGDIVTFGTHHIGIISDRRDKDGVPFLIHNAGQAEREEDVLAHYGEISGHFRFDASRLDKNELIAFDSSK; translated from the coding sequence ATGCTTCACCGAAACCGGGCGTTTCTCTTTTCCGTACTCGCGGTGCTTGCCTGCGGGGCTTTTCTCGCCGTTTTCTGGCTGCGGCCTCAGCCCGGTGGCGGAGCCCGCCCCGGAAAAAGCGGGGCGTCCTCGAAGGCAGCGTATTACACGGCGGCGGATTTCGGAATCCAAACCGTCCACAGCCCCGTTGATTTCAATCAGAACGGAACGGACGATTACACCGACCTTCTGCTCGGGGCGCGCGGGGACGCGGAAAACATGCCGGAATACGACAATTCCTATTATCAGGGCGGGTATCCGCCGGACGGTTCCGGCGCCTGCACGGACCTCGTCTGGCGCGCGTTCCGGAACGCCGGGTACTGCCTGAAGGACATGGTGGACCGGGATATCGCGGAACACGCGTCCGACTACCCCGTCAACGGGAAGCCGGACCCGAACATCGACTTCCGGAGGACGGCGGATCTGAAAATCTATTTTGAGCGGCACGCCGTCTCCCTGACGACGGACCTGAAGCAGACCGCCGAGTGGCAACCCGGCGACATCGTCACGTTCGGGACCCACCACATCGGGATCATTTCCGACCGCCGGGACAAGGACGGCGTTCCCTTCCTGATCCACAACGCGGGCCAGGCGGAGCGCGAGGAGGATGTGCTGGCGCACTACGGCGAAATCAGCGGGCATTTCCGGTTCGACGCGAGCCGGCTGGACAAAAACGAACTGATTGCGTTCGATTCATCGAAATGA
- a CDS encoding glycosyltransferase family 2 protein encodes MSVPVVYLVIPCYNEEQVLPETVKRLTEKLRSMMSAGLADPKSRMLLVDDGSRDATWRLISEFNERNELVGGVKLAHNRGHQNALLAGLMTARKFADCAVSLDADLQDDVDVLDEFVRKYLDGCDVVYGVRNKRETDTAFKRATALGFYRFMAVLGVDVVYNHADYRLMSRRALDALSEYREVNLFLRGLVPLIGYRSAVVTYDRHERFAGESKYPLKKMLAFAVDGITSFSVKPLKLIFNLGMLTALIGLIGTVWAGIAHFAAGWAGWIAAFWSLWLLGGLVLLGMGVLGTYIGKIYAETKARPRYRIEEQRIAGPEGTDHPAGFSAGPRPGDF; translated from the coding sequence ATGTCGGTACCGGTCGTTTATCTTGTCATCCCCTGTTACAATGAGGAACAGGTCCTGCCGGAAACGGTAAAACGCCTGACGGAAAAGCTGCGTTCGATGATGTCCGCCGGACTGGCGGACCCGAAAAGCAGGATGCTGCTTGTGGACGACGGCAGCCGGGACGCCACCTGGCGGCTGATCTCGGAATTCAATGAGCGCAACGAGCTGGTCGGCGGAGTCAAGCTGGCGCACAACCGGGGGCATCAGAACGCGCTGCTGGCCGGGCTGATGACCGCGCGGAAATTTGCGGACTGCGCGGTCAGCCTGGACGCGGACCTTCAGGACGACGTCGACGTCCTCGACGAGTTTGTGCGGAAATATCTGGACGGCTGCGACGTGGTGTACGGCGTGAGGAACAAGCGGGAAACCGATACGGCTTTCAAGCGCGCGACGGCGCTCGGATTCTACCGCTTCATGGCGGTTTTGGGGGTAGACGTGGTCTACAACCACGCGGATTACCGCCTGATGAGCCGCCGGGCGCTGGACGCGCTTTCGGAGTACCGCGAGGTGAACCTGTTCCTGCGCGGGCTGGTCCCGCTCATCGGCTACCGCAGCGCGGTCGTCACCTATGACCGGCACGAGCGGTTCGCCGGGGAGTCAAAATATCCGCTCAAAAAAATGCTCGCGTTCGCCGTGGACGGCATCACGTCGTTCAGCGTGAAGCCGTTAAAGCTGATTTTCAACCTCGGCATGCTGACGGCCCTGATCGGCCTGATCGGCACCGTCTGGGCGGGAATCGCCCACTTTGCCGCCGGATGGGCGGGCTGGATCGCGGCGTTCTGGTCGCTGTGGCTGCTCGGCGGGCTGGTGCTCCTCGGCATGGGCGTCCTCGGCACGTATATCGGCAAAATCTATGCGGAGACAAAGGCCCGCCCGCGGTACCGGATCGAGGAACAGCGCATCGCCGGTCCGGAAGGCACGGACCATCCGGCCGGATTTTCTGCGGGCCCAAGGCCCGGTGACTTTTAA
- a CDS encoding YfhO family protein, which produces MGKIHGLRGNGTREYFYKAFFYGLAVSFLFFIPFILFDGGYFLFYGDYNVQQVPFYQMCHDAVRSGNIGWSWTTDLGANFIGSYTFYLLGSPFFWLTIPFPSWMVPHLMGPLLMLKFGCASLTAFNYLRRYVRDPDYAVIGGMLYAFSGFSIYNIFFNHFHEAIVFFPLMLWALDEYMDSRRRGVFALTVFLCAMVNWYFFVGQVVFLLIYWFVRLLSRNWTLSVRDFLLLACEAVLGVLCASVLLVPTVLAAVQNPRVDNPPSGWGTLLYDWNQRYIHILECFFFPPDIPARPNFTPNSEAKWASLGAWFPLVGMSGVFAFVQVRKKHWLKTIICILFFMAFVPILNAAFQLFNMSYYARWFYMLTLMLALATILALQDRRSDWPRAIKWTLGITLGIALPIGLMPNKTSEGKTVFGLEDYPTRFWPYVAVALLSIALFTLSFRFYRRNRKQFLHYLMGGITLITVVYAAYFIALGKTQSDDTHKWIIPYSLNKGDQINLPDSDEFSRIDVFDGMDNQAMYWQKPSIQAFHSIVPGSVMEFYPTIGVQRDVGSRPDVKYYGLRGLTSCLWLFDPVDSGKKFTGEDGTAAMPGWSYYATQNGCDVYRNDYFVPMGFAYDSYVTRSEYNGLAEDDRNLLLLKAVVLEDADVGKNAKGLSHLDVNGQDYSQEAYFSDCTARAAQACASFTEDNGGFSAEFTSDKSSLVFFSVPWEGGWTVEVNGKPAEIVKVNVGFMAVRVPAGTSRIRFSYKTPGLALGAAATAGGILLFAFYYIVTRRYDRGQQKKKRKIYRVVHLRAPRLSHPAGRVFPAPPHAVPDVKNPEEEMKN; this is translated from the coding sequence GTGGGTAAAATTCACGGTCTGAGGGGAAACGGGACAAGGGAATATTTTTACAAGGCTTTTTTTTACGGCCTTGCCGTATCCTTTCTTTTTTTTATTCCTTTTATTCTGTTCGACGGCGGATATTTCCTCTTTTACGGTGATTACAACGTCCAGCAGGTCCCCTTCTACCAGATGTGCCACGACGCGGTCCGGAGCGGGAATATCGGCTGGAGCTGGACGACGGACCTCGGCGCGAATTTTATCGGGTCCTATACGTTTTACCTGCTGGGCAGCCCGTTCTTCTGGCTGACGATCCCGTTCCCGAGCTGGATGGTGCCGCATCTGATGGGCCCGCTGCTGATGCTGAAATTCGGCTGCGCGAGCCTCACGGCGTTCAACTATCTGCGGCGGTATGTCCGCGACCCGGATTACGCCGTGATCGGCGGCATGCTGTACGCGTTTTCCGGATTTTCCATCTACAATATTTTCTTTAACCATTTTCACGAGGCGATCGTCTTTTTTCCGCTGATGCTCTGGGCGCTGGACGAGTACATGGATTCGCGCCGGCGCGGGGTGTTCGCACTGACGGTCTTCCTGTGCGCGATGGTCAACTGGTACTTTTTTGTGGGACAGGTTGTATTCCTGCTGATCTACTGGTTTGTCCGCCTCCTGAGCCGTAACTGGACGCTTTCGGTGCGCGATTTTCTGCTTCTGGCCTGCGAGGCGGTCCTCGGCGTTCTGTGCGCTTCGGTCCTTCTTGTGCCGACCGTTCTGGCGGCGGTGCAGAATCCGCGCGTCGACAACCCGCCCTCCGGCTGGGGGACCCTCCTCTACGACTGGAACCAGCGGTATATCCACATTCTGGAGTGCTTTTTCTTCCCGCCGGACATTCCGGCGCGCCCGAACTTCACCCCGAATTCGGAGGCGAAGTGGGCTTCGCTCGGCGCGTGGTTCCCGCTCGTCGGCATGAGCGGGGTGTTCGCGTTTGTCCAGGTGAGGAAAAAGCACTGGCTGAAAACGATCATCTGCATCCTGTTTTTCATGGCCTTCGTGCCGATCCTGAACGCCGCGTTCCAGCTGTTCAACATGTCCTACTACGCGCGCTGGTTCTATATGCTGACGCTGATGCTGGCGCTGGCGACCATTCTGGCGCTGCAGGACCGCAGATCGGACTGGCCCCGCGCGATCAAATGGACGCTGGGGATCACACTGGGCATCGCGCTCCCGATCGGGCTGATGCCGAACAAAACCTCAGAGGGAAAGACCGTCTTCGGGCTGGAGGATTACCCGACCCGGTTCTGGCCCTACGTGGCCGTCGCTCTTTTGAGCATCGCGCTTTTCACGCTGTCCTTCCGTTTTTACCGGAGGAACCGCAAACAGTTCCTCCATTACCTGATGGGCGGCATCACGCTGATTACCGTTGTTTACGCGGCCTATTTCATCGCGCTCGGCAAAACGCAGAGCGACGACACCCACAAATGGATCATCCCCTATTCGCTTAATAAAGGGGATCAGATCAATCTGCCGGATTCCGATGAGTTCAGCCGGATCGACGTTTTCGACGGCATGGACAACCAGGCCATGTATTGGCAGAAGCCAAGCATTCAGGCGTTCCACAGCATCGTGCCGGGCTCGGTCATGGAATTTTACCCGACAATCGGCGTGCAGCGGGACGTCGGCTCCCGCCCGGACGTGAAATACTACGGCCTACGGGGGCTGACGAGCTGTCTCTGGCTGTTCGACCCCGTCGATTCCGGAAAGAAGTTCACCGGGGAGGACGGGACCGCCGCCATGCCGGGGTGGAGCTATTACGCGACGCAGAACGGCTGCGACGTCTACCGCAACGACTATTTTGTCCCGATGGGCTTTGCTTATGACAGCTATGTGACGCGCTCCGAATACAACGGCCTGGCGGAGGACGATCGGAATCTGCTGCTGCTCAAGGCCGTGGTTCTGGAGGACGCGGACGTGGGGAAGAACGCGAAGGGCCTTTCCCACCTGGACGTCAACGGCCAGGACTATTCGCAGGAGGCTTATTTTTCGGACTGCACCGCGCGGGCGGCACAGGCATGCGCCTCTTTCACGGAGGACAACGGCGGGTTCTCGGCGGAGTTTACGTCGGACAAAAGCAGCCTGGTGTTTTTCAGCGTCCCGTGGGAGGGCGGCTGGACCGTCGAGGTCAACGGAAAACCGGCGGAAATCGTCAAGGTGAACGTCGGCTTCATGGCCGTCCGGGTCCCGGCGGGGACCTCCCGGATCCGTTTCAGCTACAAAACGCCCGGTCTGGCCCTGGGCGCCGCGGCGACGGCGGGCGGAATCCTCCTGTTTGCGTTCTATTATATCGTGACCCGGCGGTATGACCGCGGACAGCAGAAAAAAAAGAGAAAAATCTATCGGGTGGTGCATCTGCGCGCGCCGCGCCTGTCTCACCCCGCGGGGAGGGTTTTCCCGGCCCCGCCGCACGCCGTTCCGGATGTAAAAAATCCGGAAGAAGAAATGAAAAACTGA